AGTCAGAAGTGTCATATTCATGCTGCCAATAATTTGTGTTCCATTAATCCTGTGGACGAGTTTTAAATTGAAGAAAATTTGCCACAGTACCTTGGGGTGGGTGATTTCAGCTCTTAACAAAGTGCAATACGAAGGAACAGCTCTTTTTGCTTGGTTAGATCTTGCCATATGCCAGCCAATGCTTGAATTTCTCCACTGGTGTATTAGAAGAAAGAGTGAACAAATTAAACTCCCATTTACCTCCATTCAGCTCATGATTTCCTAAGTCTCTACCATGTATTGCCAAGCCATCTTTTCTAGCTGAAGGTTACCAGCCTGTAACCCCAGGTTAAAACCTGGTGTCTCTCTTTGGAGCGAGAAAAGCACTAAGTCTGCCACCATCCACATAATGCAAATTCTGACTGGCCAGCCAGGTCTCACTACTGCTCTGAAAGGTCTTTGCCTTGAAGAActgattattttgctttcagttaaCACCGATTTTATATAGACTTTATTTCAACACTGTCTTTTTCCTGTAGCCTAGTTTTCAGGAGAGCTCATTGTTGAAATGGTCTAGATTTGCCTAAGGCTGAATATactgatgccttttttttctggttctgtCTACATAGGATGGAGACTTGAAATTCTCCCTTGAGTCTGTGAAGAAGCTGAAGGAGCTTATGGATGAGAACAGACGTATTAACCCTCGCTTTGCGCTTTCAATGGCTAGCTACTCTCTATGTGAGGAAAAAGATCTCCCTGAGGAATTCCAATCTGTGTGCAAACGAGAAGATGCATCCATGATTTTTGAAAGGCTGAGTACGTACCTCATATTGCATAGCTGCCATTTTTGTCAGGATTTTAACCTTAAACATTTGAGtagcagcagggaaagaaacatGATTCTTGCTCTGTCACTTCTAAAGCAGATGAGAGAGTCCATGCTGCCTTTCTATCCCTCCTATGACTGACGGCCAACACTGGCTGCGAGCACCCTGCAAGACAGTTCCTGATGTGCTGAGCTTAGCTGTAGCCTGTACAGATCAGGCTGCTGTAATCAGGAAAAAGCTTCCTCCAGGTGGTTGCATGCTAACTTGCATGACTTAAGTGAGAGAGCTCGCTCTATCCTCTGGCTTACAGGAAAATCAGGGTTATATCGATCATTTCTAGCAAACTGCAACTTCGGAATGGGTCTAATTGCTCTCTCTAATCAGCGTAGAAAGTGTTTTTCCAGGTAGCCTGAAAGAGGTGTGAGATCTAAATGAGGTGGATCAGTCTTTGGCAATGTCTGTCATGTACTGAGTTTTGAGCAGGCTGCTACAGTTTACttcattttgttgcttttatcTGCTGTCCAGTACAATGGTCACTTTAGAAAATATGGTACTAATATAACGAATGTTGTGATTCCACAAGCCACATCCCAGTCACCGTCGCAATTATTCTCTTGCCTCCCCGttcccattgttttcccaatggATTCAGGTTTGAGCTCATTCTTCAGGCCAGGTTTTTGCAAGAACTAATTTTACTTAAACCCGTCACAACTTCatagaaaattaaaactcaCAAAACATTGATGGAAATGTTGCTGCAAAAGGCGGTCAAAGGAACTCCCTCAGACTTGATGTGGAGGTTTAGAAAGCGGGCgttctttattgcagcactgggtgcgCACACAAAGTTTTGCAAAGGTGAGCGCCCCCGCTACTTGCCAGCAGTGGCTATGTATTTAGTATACTCGTGCatatttacagcttttctatgaaattatttacatattcatgagAGCCTTGCgaactaattataatatttgcatCCTCGTTATGCATGTGCTTTCTTGCTGAGTGGGAGTCACTGGTGGTCGCTGTTGGTCTTCCTCGCTGTGCTTACTGAATGATCCTAGTGCTGAAAGGTCCTAATGCTGAGTTAGAAAGCGGTTTGGccttgcttttgttctgttcCAGTCTCTGTTGTCTTGAAGCTTAGCATCCTTGGTCTTATTTACTGCCTCCTTAGTTGTTTTCAGTCCTgtgatgttccttcccccatAAGCTGGACATTGCTTACTCCCTACATGTTAGCAAGTTAGAACAGTTTGCTATACTTTACTAGGTTACTTTAAAGCCACGCACACTCTTGTTAGCTAAAACTATAATTTAAGCCTACAGAGAAGAGTCTTCAAATCCCTTGCTGTGTGGCTCTGCTCACCAAGAAATTCTCTTGCCATTTCACTGAAGCCCCCTCTTTTCTCTCTAACAGACCTGGCTGTCCAAGATCCTGATTTATGTGAAATCTGCGCCAATGCTgcctgcgctggttgcttttgAACAAAGATGAAACAGTTCAAAGAACATGCGTCAAGCTAGGAAGTTTGTGCATTCCTATTGCAAATCACGTACTTACACAAATCAATATTCGGTCTCCATCTCCACTACAGTCAAACTGGAGCTACTAGCTCACCTAGACATACCAATGGCAGTCCTGAGGTAGTTAGTTAGACCAAGCGGCGCCAGCAGCGCACTTCTGCTAACAAGGAGCCTGTAAAGCTCATCCGGGAGGCTTCAGTTCTCTCGCCTTGTGTTACACTGGAACAAAAATGTCCTAGCACAGATTCATTTTACGCTATTTTGTCTGAATGGGCGCATGATGGGTGGAACTGAGTAGTGTCCTGCAGCCTTTTAATAGATAAATCTGCCTGTGATTTGGCCATCTCTGCGCATAGCACCCAACAGCATCAAGATACCTTTTCCAGCCAGTGCTGTCAAGTATGTTGGATAACTATCTCACTACCTGTAGGTCTGCATGTGATTGTGTATGTTTCTAACAAAGCAAGTAACCTGGGGACAAGTAACTGGTGTTTAGCAATATTTCCATAGCCAGAAAGTTCCCAGTCTGTTCCTTGTTACTACTTGTTGGAAATTCAGGAAATGAATGTACAGGAGGACAGGAACACTTTCTACATAGCAGTATGGAAGCCCCTTCTTTTGGCAGATGGTCATGTTCATTAAGCTCTATTTAGGAGGCAGCAATTCCAAACTGCTATGCTGGAATCTCCCCGTGTTTATATGCTGtatatgaaataaaagctgGTAACAATTTGTGCggtatttttattatgtttttcctGGGCGTTGTGGTGTTTTATGTTAGGGTGAGGGGCAGTGTGCTTGCCTAATTGCTCTTCTTCTAGATAAGATCTAATAAGGTAAGTGGGTCTTCACTGGAATAAAAGATATGTTGTTAATATTGTCCTGAACTTCAAACAATTTGTGGTCCTTATATGGGTTATAGTAATATGAGACTACATCACAGCTATTAAATTATTCCCAATTAAAAACTGTATCTGTTTAATTATTGTCTCTCTTTCATATATATGTTGCCTCCAATTCAGCAACCAACTTCTTCAAAGACTGTGAGGGCTATAAAGTGAAGCACTTCTCTCAGGAGCTAGATGCCTATATCTGGAACTGATGTTTGAAAACAGTACTAGGTGTattaattctgtttcatttgtgAGAAAAGCGATGTGATTGCAGAAAAGAATTCCTCACATCTGGTATGTTGGAAGGTTGGTGGAAGAGACAAAGGGGCATCAAGCAGGACGGAGTCCAGAGGGAAGCAGGGCCAGGCCAGGAGGGGATccatggggagcaggggggcAGGCTGCAGGACAGAGCTCTCTGCAGCTTCCTCAGGAGGGGAcacggggaggggagggagctgCTGATCTCCCTGGGAGCCAGGGCAGGCTCGCACTTGACGTTAGGGAGCATTTCTGTACAGAGAGGGTGCTCAAACATTGGCACAAGCTTCCTGGTGTGCCAGGCCTGTGGGTGCTGAAGACGCGTATGGACAATGCCAAGAAGGACTCTGCCCTTAAGAACGTGCCAGAACTTCTGGCGAGCTCTGAATCGGGCAGGCAGTTGCACTACAGGAGTGTTGTGGGCCCCTTTCAGccgagctctgctctgctctgctgttcaTGGCCCGTGCTGGGTGCTGCACCTCGAAAACCCCTGGCACCTCAAACCACCTGCACCTCAAGGCCCTCCCCCTCCCCGAGAGcctcagccccagcttcctgctCTACCCCCTGCACCCTGAAACCCCCAGAACCCCAAATCCCCAAAGCCTCTGCTGGGACCCCCAGAACACCTCATGGGACCCGCTCCAACCGCCTCTGCCCCCAAACACCCTCCCTGCATGCCCAAAGCACCCTGGGAGTCCCAAACCCAGCTGGCTGCCAGGAAACCCCCTGCAACCTGAAAAACTCGTGCACCCCAAAATCTCCCCCAGAACCTCCTGACATTCCCCCTGCACTccagagcccccccccccccccaaacccattATGCTGTGCTATGGTGTGCTTTGCTATGCCATGGCACTCTATTCCCTGCACTGATCATGAGTCACCTAACGATGAGACTGATCGTCTGTTGGTTTTTCTGCTCCAGAAGCATCCTGAAGACTCACAAAGGTCACAGGTTGAAACGGGATTTCATGTGAGttcatatatataatataatttaatttcatttaatgtcgtttaatttcatgtcattttggaagaaattcttACAGGAGGAATTCTTacaggagggtgctgaggcgctggcacagggtgcccagagaagctgtggctgccccatccctggcagtggtcaaagtccaggttggatgggtcttGCAGCAACCTGGCCTTTTAAAGGTGTTCCTGCCCCTGGCACAGGGTTGgaactcagtgagctttaaggccctttccaacccaaactattgtaTGATTTTACAATTTCATTTAATTCCTGCGCGTAAGTTAACGATATTTCAATTAATTAGTattattctaatttattttattcctttattccatttattcctttttctttctctctttatttccttcttcctttcatttctttctttttctttcttcttctttcttcctaccttccctccttccttcctttcttccttccattcttcATTTCCTCCATGCctacttccctccctccttccctcgcttttttcattttactgtttttttcattattttaccATGTTATTTCATcatttcctttaatttcctttcctttcattattttcattcattcttttagttttgtttttctcatttcagtcttccattgtttcatttcagtatttcagtttatttaacTCTAACAATTCAgttcattatttttcagaacGAAGCAaactggaagaaagcagaagaaagcaaaacaacaaaagaaagaacaccTCAGTTTATTTAAACAGTTGTGTCATGAACAACGTGGTTGATTTTCGGCAGGTCGTGCAGGGTTCTGAACTAAGCTTCATGTGGGAAATACTGTTGAGCTTGGCCATGAGGCCCTGGCTGAGCAGACGTGAAAGAAACGCGTGGAAATAAGCATTTAAGTATTGTTTGTGTAAGAATGCAATTCTAAACTTGCTTTTTTTATCATTAACTTGTACAAGTTTCTCAACGATTTTATACATGGAAAGCTCCTCCCCAGGGTGAACCATGCCAGTTTGGTGTTGAAAGGTCCACAAAGGACCGCATAAGCCTTCTTCAACATGAGGCTGCTTAGGGCCTATCTGACATACCTTCCTTATTTTAGGAGGTGACGAACTGGGAGATAAACTCCGACATCCCCTTTTGCGTGAGATCCTCTCTCGTATACATGGTGATAGTGACCGTTTGGGACTTGGACGTGGACTCCTTTGTTTTCCACCCTGATTTTCTGCATCCTCTGTACCCGTGTCTTGTTTCTGAAGAGCACTGTCGATTTCTTAATTTCCGTTGCCTGCTGGTCTGTGTTCACACGTCTTATgttcctcttcttctttttttctctatacttcccttatttctcttttctttcacctcctcctctttATCCTCTGACTTCTCTTGAAGACGCCTTTTCACTCCTGGATCCTGCCTGCTTCTTTCAGATTCTGTTGTGCTTTCGGGTTCCTGCAAAATCAGTAACACATAGTCAGTACTGCAGAATACGTCACCTAGGCACATGTTCTTATGACAGCATTAGCTTTTCTACATATTCCACATGCTCAAGGCAACAAAGCTGATGAGCACTTGATATAATTTTCCTATTTCTACACTTCAGAGGTGCTTTATTTTAGTATAATTAGCTATCAAACATAGCAAGGCTCTCACTTACGAATGTAAGACAACGCAGGTTAACCACCGTCTTCTGACGGTGGTATCAAACCAGCCTGAGCTAACGAGgaaactgattttatttccaGCAATTGGGCTTCCTTCTTCTATAAGAGCAAATATATCTGAATTAGCCTGGCTTGCTGTGAGCGATGAGATGGAAGACAAGGATCATCAGCAGGCATCGTTTTGGagagaagtgaaaaacaaaaccccaagaacTGCGTAATTGTTCCCCAATCTACAAGAGAGTTTTGAAATCTAAAACCCCAACCTATCCGATATGCCCGGTTCAGAAAATCCTCTTGCCCGTATACAAAGCTCAGATACTTCATTATTAACATGCTGAATTGTCAGACAGCAGCAGACAAACAATGACAACTACACGTACCACCATCTGTGCATGCAGTAGGCATACAAACTTACTGAGCACTCTGGAAACTTGCGTTTcgcaaggatgctggaaaagTCCAGGTTTGCAAGCAAACGTTTAATTGGCCAAGCAGGATCTAATACTTTGACTTTGATATCCAGCACAAGTACttgcttcaaaggaaaaataccgTTCCATGTGGAGTGCAgattaaataaacatttcttaGTAGCTGCTTCCACCTAAAATAATCAAACAATTGTACGGCTTGTTAAGTTAATAGAAAACAGTTACTTGATCTTTTCTGTAGAATTAAAGACTTCATCTATTTCCTCTCCCTATGAACAGTTTGCCATTTTAGCACCTTGAACTTGCTCTACAGAATTTGTAAGCAGTGCAGATCATACAGCTGTACCCATGGACTGAGGAACAGAAGCTCGAATGTGGACTTGTTGTTTCAAGGCTATTTGAAGGTTTCATTGCACATTACCATTCTCTGACAACTTTCTTTCAACTATTTCACTAGCAAGATTCTCATTTTATTTGCCCAATtactatgggaaaaaaaagtaacaaacatattggaaggcagcagggaaggaggcTCCACAACTGCTCTGGGCCCCCCATCCCAGTGCTCAGACACCCTCTCAGTAAATGAGTTCTTTCCCCAAATCAGGTGGATATTCCTGCATCTGAGTTTATACTAGTCGCCTCTAGTTAAGACGTTAAAGGTACGGCAGCagaacaagaaaaccccaaatggAAAGCATGTATGTTCTGCCAGGAACAAATGCTGCTGAGATTACAGAAGTTTTCTGACTCTGTGCATACCTGTTCAAACACGCAAGGAAATATTAAAGTTAGGTTTGTAGCAAAAGCAGGAAGATAGTCTCCTCCCACGTTCTTGATGATGGAATCCATGAGGTACATGACCGGCAGTTTCTCTGACGGAGGAGCCTGGAGTAATGAGAAGAAACTGACAAGGGGCTTCAACCGTGAGACATGCTGCTCTCCCAGAGCTTTTGGTGGAACGAGCCCCAAAGCCTCTCCTACTACGAACAGGGAGGGAGGGCTCTTGCCCTCCTGGGAGTCCCCTGCCCACTTTACTGTCTCTCCTTGTCCCTTCTGCATTCCTCCTCCTGCTACCCATGTGCCTCGTGCTGCCTGTCTCCTCCTGTGCTCCTCAGCACTCCATCTCCCTATGCCCTTCCTCCTAGCCCCTAAGGCCGCCCATGTCTGCTGCCCCAGCTGGTCCCTCCAGCAGCATGGGTACAAGTAGGAGTCAGTGGCCTATAAAAACCTTGGTGATCTGTGCCTCAATCAGGGACACAAAGTCCTTGGTGAAGCACACATTCTCCTTGGCCAGGATGGTCAGCACATTGATGCGCCGCTTGCTGTTGTAGGTCAGCTGCTTCAGCAATGACCGGTATTTGTGGCACACATCTTCCCAGGCCTtgctgctcccagtgctgctctcCGGGGGCAACATGCTCCTCTGAATGGGGCCTGCACCAGGACCCGACCACCGAGCGAGAGCCTGCGATCCCCTAACACCGCCGTGGCACAGCGGCAGCCTCCCCTCACACCAAGTGAGTTTGCTGTGAGGATGGGGCCCGTCGCCTTGGaaacctcatccagttcccTCCCTGCACCCTGATTGGCTGGCGACCCTCTGCTCAGCCCATGATTGGCTCAGCCCACAGTTGCCTCATGCGTCAGAACCGCAGCCTCTGGCTGCCTAGGACCATCTTCCTCTGCTTGGCTCCTGGGCTAAAGGCCCCTTCTTGCACCGGCGTCCTGACTCTGCTGGcgcttccctcctcccctgctcctcaACTGCCCTGCCTCTTCCTACACCTTTCCCTCACATCCCTGAGCTTCACTGGCTCCCTTGCACAATCCGGCCTTTCCGCCAAGCCCTCACATTGGACTCTGTGGCCCCTCCAACGGTTGGCTTGGCTGCTGATGTGGCGATGTTGCCGTGcgtggctctgctctgccctcgCCACAGGGTCAGCCATGGGGATGGACATCAACTAATATGGGATGCATGTCAGTTGATATGGACGTCAGTGAATTCATGTCCCCTTTGTTCCAAGCTACGTAAAGACCTGCAGAAAGTTCATGTCATGGCACGCCAAGACACATCCAGACCTCCTGTACCTAAACACCCCTTGTGCTAAAGGGCCATGTTAGAGCAGCGGTTCTCAAACAAGACTGGGAATGAGCTTCAGGAACGGGAACGCAGAAGCTGTGGGACAGAAAGTGACAAGAGGTAGAAGAGAGCACCTCTTGAGACTGATGTCCCTTACATTCTACACCATAGGGTGCTGCCATCCCAGCACCCGGGGcaggggatggatggagggcAGCATCTGATCAAatctcagcaccagctctgGACATCCCCAtaggcaagaaagaaagaagggctCCTTCCTCTAAGCTCCAAGCTTTCATTTTGTTCCTTCCAAATGATGGGATGAAATTGCAGGAATTCCAGAGACAGAGGAATCACCAGATCCATTCGGCTAAATAAACAGGGAATTATCCTAGGGCTTCTCaaacatatcatagaatcacagaatggtctggcttggaaaggaccttaagatcatccggttccagccccctgccatgggcagggacacctcacactagaccaggttgccctaAGTCCCATATGACCTTGCCTTGAATGCTTCcagaatggggcagcca
Above is a genomic segment from Lathamus discolor isolate bLatDis1 chromosome 16, bLatDis1.hap1, whole genome shotgun sequence containing:
- the LOC136022936 gene encoding guanylin-like is translated as MKGFLSFTVLAVLLLVHSSQAVYVQDGDLKFSLESVKKLKELMDENRRINPRFALSMASYSLCEEKDLPEEFQSVCKREDASMIFERLNLAVQDPDLCEICANAACAGCF